The following coding sequences lie in one Treponema sp. OMZ 790 genomic window:
- a CDS encoding sulfide/dihydroorotate dehydrogenase-like FAD/NAD-binding protein, whose protein sequence is MHKILEKRQYSPEVFYLRVEAPEIAKNRHPGQFVIVQIDTSFGERVPLTIADANAEEGWIALVIQAVGATTIKLCNKNVGDSIAAILGPLGRPSHITKCGTVVCACGGIGVAPMYPIAKAFKEAGNKLIVIIGARNKDLIVFEDEMKAIADELIITTDDGSYGRKALVTVPLKELCESQTPPDEVFAIGPPIMMKFCAETTRPFGIKTTVSLNTIMIDGTGMCGGCRVTVDNQIKFVCVDGPEFDAHKVDFDNMMMRMKAFRGREDQDRHKCKSGIFN, encoded by the coding sequence ATGCACAAAATACTTGAAAAACGGCAATATTCGCCTGAGGTTTTTTATTTGCGCGTTGAAGCACCGGAAATTGCAAAAAACAGGCATCCGGGACAGTTTGTAATCGTTCAAATAGATACCAGCTTTGGAGAAAGAGTGCCCCTCACAATTGCCGATGCGAATGCTGAAGAAGGCTGGATAGCCCTCGTTATTCAGGCTGTAGGAGCCACAACCATCAAACTTTGTAATAAAAATGTAGGAGATTCTATTGCTGCAATTTTAGGCCCTCTCGGAAGACCTTCACATATTACAAAATGCGGAACCGTAGTCTGCGCCTGCGGAGGTATCGGCGTTGCCCCTATGTATCCCATAGCAAAGGCTTTTAAAGAAGCCGGGAATAAACTCATAGTTATCATCGGAGCGCGAAACAAAGATTTAATTGTTTTTGAAGATGAAATGAAGGCTATAGCCGATGAGCTCATCATTACAACCGATGACGGTTCTTATGGAAGAAAAGCCTTGGTAACTGTTCCGCTAAAAGAACTATGTGAAAGCCAAACACCGCCTGATGAAGTTTTTGCAATAGGCCCGCCCATAATGATGAAATTTTGTGCCGAGACCACCCGTCCCTTCGGAATAAAAACAACAGTTTCGCTTAACACGATTATGATTGACGGAACAGGAATGTGCGGCGGCTGCCGTGTAACCGTAGACAATCAAATAAAATTCGTATGTGTCGACGGCCCCGAATTCGACGCCCACAAGGTTGACTTCGATAATATGATGATGAGAATGAAGGCCTTCCGCGGACGCGAAGATCAGGATAGGCATAAGTGCAAATCCGGTATTTTTAATTAA
- a CDS encoding ABC transporter permease — protein MNKITEKLNRKLKKFSMLDFLADNLVSLLFLLISFVAIPVSGLSAHHIIGEILTRIGRNSFLVFSLILPIMAGMGINFGMVLGAMAGQIGLIFAMDWGIGGIYGLVFAALIGMPLSVLLGWVAGSILNKARGREMVTSYILGFFFNGVYQFFVLYLMGSVIPMHNKAIKLSRGFGVRNTLELAPVRQVLDTTFSFNIAGLRIPVLSYLIIIALCFFIVWFRKTKLGQDMRAIGQNQSVSNSAGIAVEHTRIISIIISTVLACIGQIIFLQNMGNMSTYNAHDQTGFFAAAAILVGGASVSRVSIKNVFIGVVLLHFLYIVTPMAGQQLLGSAMIGEYFRDFAGYAAIALSLVLYAARNQRNAEKKRSELRLQAEGEEK, from the coding sequence ATGAATAAAATAACGGAAAAATTAAATAGAAAATTAAAGAAATTTTCGATGCTCGATTTTTTGGCTGATAATCTTGTTTCGCTTCTCTTCCTATTAATTTCTTTTGTGGCTATTCCCGTGTCGGGGCTTTCGGCCCATCACATTATCGGCGAGATTTTAACCCGAATAGGAAGAAACTCCTTTTTGGTATTCTCGCTTATCTTACCGATTATGGCCGGTATGGGTATAAACTTCGGTATGGTCTTGGGTGCAATGGCAGGACAGATAGGCTTAATCTTTGCCATGGACTGGGGTATCGGAGGTATTTACGGATTGGTTTTTGCGGCCTTGATAGGAATGCCTCTTTCGGTTTTGCTTGGTTGGGTTGCCGGTTCAATATTAAATAAGGCAAGAGGCCGGGAAATGGTAACAAGTTACATCTTGGGCTTTTTCTTCAACGGTGTATATCAGTTCTTTGTTCTGTATCTGATGGGTTCTGTTATTCCTATGCACAATAAAGCCATAAAGCTTTCGCGAGGTTTCGGAGTTAGAAACACCCTTGAACTTGCTCCCGTAAGGCAGGTGCTCGATACGACATTCTCATTTAATATTGCAGGCTTACGCATACCTGTTTTATCCTATCTTATCATCATTGCTCTTTGTTTCTTTATCGTATGGTTTAGAAAAACAAAGCTTGGGCAGGATATGCGGGCAATCGGACAAAATCAATCTGTTTCAAATTCGGCAGGTATTGCAGTTGAACACACAAGAATTATTTCGATAATAATTTCGACGGTTTTGGCCTGTATAGGACAGATTATATTTTTACAGAATATGGGAAATATGAGTACATATAATGCTCACGACCAGACCGGCTTCTTTGCTGCAGCCGCCATCTTGGTCGGAGGCGCTTCTGTGAGCAGGGTAAGTATAAAGAACGTTTTTATAGGCGTTGTCCTTCTCCACTTCTTGTACATTGTTACCCCGATGGCAGGCCAGCAGCTTCTTGGCTCTGCAATGATTGGTGAGTACTTTAGAGACTTTGCAGGTTATGCAGCAATAGCTCTTTCCTTAGTGCTCTATGCTGCAAGAAATCAGAGAAATGCGGAAAAGAAACGTTCCGAATTGCGTTTGCAAGCTGAAGGAGAAGAAAAATGA
- a CDS encoding ABC transporter permease, which yields MEKFKKIVADFGIPRIIILLFLLSLFIIAPFVKVSIGASLSDVANRFGMNALMVLAMVPMIQTGCGLNFGLSLGVLGGLLGSTLAMQFGLVGLAGFAVAVLLTIIFSGIIGLGYSQVLNKVKGEEMTIAMYIGFASVTFMAILWIVLPYSNPSMVWAYSGQGLRTTITLEGYWVNILNNFLAIEIGSFKFPTGVILFCAVCMFLMKIFMKTRTGTALTAVGSNPDFARASGVSINKARTISIILSTICGGVGILLYQQSFGFIQLYKAPLFMAFPAVAAILIGGASVNKASILNVVIGTVLFQGILSMTPSVINSILQTDMSEVIRIVLSNGMILYALTRKTQKTR from the coding sequence ATGGAAAAATTTAAAAAGATAGTTGCAGATTTCGGTATACCGAGAATAATTATTCTCTTATTCCTTCTTTCCCTTTTTATAATCGCTCCCTTTGTTAAGGTAAGCATCGGAGCCTCTCTTTCGGACGTTGCAAACCGTTTCGGTATGAATGCCTTGATGGTTCTGGCCATGGTTCCCATGATTCAAACAGGCTGCGGCTTAAACTTCGGTCTTTCATTGGGAGTTTTGGGCGGTCTTTTGGGCTCAACCCTTGCGATGCAATTCGGTCTTGTAGGTCTTGCAGGTTTTGCTGTGGCTGTGCTTTTAACGATAATATTCTCAGGAATAATAGGCTTAGGTTATAGTCAGGTATTAAATAAGGTTAAGGGAGAGGAGATGACAATAGCCATGTATATCGGCTTTGCATCCGTTACCTTTATGGCTATTTTGTGGATAGTTCTTCCGTATTCAAATCCGAGTATGGTTTGGGCTTATTCGGGACAGGGCCTGCGTACTACAATAACTCTTGAAGGCTATTGGGTAAATATTTTAAATAACTTTTTGGCTATTGAGATAGGCTCATTTAAATTCCCGACGGGTGTTATCTTATTCTGCGCAGTCTGTATGTTCTTGATGAAGATTTTTATGAAGACAAGGACAGGCACGGCTTTGACGGCCGTAGGTTCCAATCCCGATTTTGCAAGAGCTAGCGGTGTGAGCATAAACAAGGCAAGAACTATAAGTATAATTCTTTCCACAATATGCGGAGGAGTCGGAATCTTGTTGTATCAGCAGAGCTTCGGTTTTATCCAGCTTTATAAGGCCCCGCTCTTTATGGCCTTTCCCGCAGTAGCCGCTATTCTTATAGGCGGTGCTTCGGTAAATAAAGCTTCGATTTTAAACGTTGTAATAGGTACTGTTCTTTTTCAAGGAATATTGTCGATGACGCCTTCGGTTATAAACAGTATTTTACAGACCGATATGTCTGAGGTTATCCGAATTGTGCTTTCAAACGGTATGATCTTGTATGCTTTGACAAGAAAAACACAAAAGACGAGGTAA
- a CDS encoding sugar ABC transporter ATP-binding protein: MNNNEFFLVLENVTKEFSGTQVLQGVNFSLKKGEILGLVGENGAGKTTLMKILFGMPVINETGGYGGRILVDGKEVKFSSPFDALDAGIGMVHQEFSLIPGFSATENIMLNRELQIPSILSDLFTPRLSLLKRKEMNERAQAVLNELGVSIDAHTLISEMPVGHKQFTEIAREIDRDNVKLLVLDEPTAVLTESEADILLEAVKKLAAKGISVIFISHRLQEVIDICDRVVILRDGKTIQDKKTSEITIPEIAAGMVGREISNTEKKDNDKKIGPVVLDVKNLWVDMPGELVRNVNFSVKEGEIFGIGGLAGQGKVGIPNGIMGIFPAGGTVTFKGKELTLNNTKQALQDGLAFVSEDRRGVGLLLDESLDWNIAFTAIQSKRAYLKSYLGGLLKLRDEKAMKTLADKYIDMLQIRCTGSHQKAKELSGGNQQKICLAKAFCLEPEILFVAEPTRGIDVGAKALVLDALRKINKELGTTIVMISSELEELRSICDRVAIVFHGEISGVLSPEEKPAEFALYMAGVK, translated from the coding sequence ATGAACAATAATGAATTTTTTTTGGTTCTTGAAAATGTAACAAAAGAATTTTCGGGAACGCAGGTACTTCAAGGTGTAAATTTTTCTTTAAAAAAAGGAGAGATACTTGGCTTAGTCGGTGAAAACGGTGCAGGAAAAACCACCTTGATGAAGATTTTATTCGGTATGCCTGTTATAAATGAAACGGGCGGATATGGGGGAAGAATTCTTGTAGATGGAAAAGAAGTAAAATTTTCAAGTCCATTTGATGCTCTTGATGCCGGTATAGGAATGGTTCACCAAGAATTTTCACTGATCCCGGGCTTTTCTGCAACAGAAAACATCATGCTGAACAGGGAGCTGCAAATTCCTTCTATTCTTTCAGATTTATTTACCCCGAGATTAAGTTTACTCAAAAGAAAAGAAATGAATGAGAGAGCTCAAGCCGTTTTAAACGAGTTGGGCGTTTCTATAGATGCACATACGTTGATTTCGGAAATGCCTGTAGGACATAAACAATTTACCGAGATTGCACGTGAAATAGATAGAGATAACGTAAAGCTTTTGGTTTTAGACGAGCCTACAGCCGTTTTAACCGAATCCGAAGCTGATATTCTTTTAGAGGCAGTAAAAAAACTTGCAGCTAAGGGGATATCGGTAATTTTTATTTCTCACAGATTGCAGGAAGTTATAGATATATGCGATAGAGTCGTAATCTTAAGAGACGGAAAAACGATTCAAGATAAGAAAACAAGCGAGATTACAATTCCTGAAATTGCGGCAGGCATGGTAGGCCGCGAAATTTCCAATACGGAAAAAAAGGATAATGATAAAAAAATTGGGCCTGTAGTGCTTGATGTAAAAAATCTCTGGGTTGATATGCCCGGTGAGCTTGTCCGAAATGTCAATTTTTCGGTTAAAGAAGGTGAAATCTTCGGTATAGGAGGGCTTGCAGGACAAGGAAAGGTCGGTATTCCCAACGGAATTATGGGCATTTTTCCGGCAGGAGGAACCGTAACCTTTAAAGGAAAGGAGCTTACCTTAAACAACACCAAGCAGGCCTTACAGGACGGCTTAGCCTTTGTTTCTGAAGACAGAAGGGGCGTAGGTCTCCTTCTCGATGAAAGTCTTGATTGGAATATCGCCTTTACGGCCATTCAATCTAAAAGGGCTTACTTAAAAAGCTATTTAGGCGGGTTGCTTAAACTTAGAGATGAAAAGGCTATGAAAACTTTGGCAGATAAGTACATAGATATGCTTCAAATCCGCTGTACGGGAAGTCATCAAAAAGCAAAGGAACTTTCAGGCGGCAATCAGCAAAAGATTTGTTTAGCTAAGGCCTTCTGCCTTGAACCTGAAATTCTTTTTGTTGCAGAGCCCACCCGCGGTATTGACGTAGGTGCAAAGGCCCTTGTTTTGGATGCCTTGAGAAAAATCAACAAGGAGCTTGGAACTACAATCGTTATGATTTCCAGTGAGCTTGAAGAACTGCGCTCTATCTGTGACAGGGTCGCAATTGTTTTCCACGGAGAGATTTCGGGTGTTTTATCGCCGGAAGAAAAGCCGGCCGAATTTGCTTTATATATGGCGGGGGTAAAATAA
- a CDS encoding DUF6672 family protein, which produces MRIQSKKTVLAIRIILPILYVLLLALMFTFGRTHAVLFENKKAVDSSFKAFDAIEVSFNGQEPLELFKGDRDKLLLRGQKHRVVIRFTDGREDFVGEFRIPLFQDTILLSLPALVEGLPSAVTPFELYTEPAKE; this is translated from the coding sequence ATGAGAATACAGTCGAAAAAAACGGTTTTGGCAATAAGAATAATTTTGCCTATTCTTTATGTTTTGTTACTTGCATTGATGTTCACTTTTGGTAGAACTCATGCAGTTTTGTTTGAAAATAAAAAGGCTGTCGACAGCAGCTTTAAGGCCTTTGACGCAATCGAGGTTAGTTTTAACGGGCAAGAACCCTTGGAGCTTTTTAAGGGCGATAGGGATAAGCTCCTTTTGAGAGGCCAAAAACACAGGGTTGTTATAAGATTTACCGACGGAAGAGAAGATTTTGTCGGAGAATTTAGAATCCCTCTTTTTCAGGACACCATTCTGTTGTCCCTTCCGGCCTTGGTAGAGGGTCTGCCTTCGGCGGTAACTCCTTTCGAGTTATATACCGAGCCTGCAAAAGAGTAG
- a CDS encoding M48 family metalloprotease, with protein sequence MKKKFALVLIIIFIPVIALSCALLESLKDPHTFTKTVVDAASPIVEASKPIQNEEEYYIGREVAAVILSNYKLYRNKQLEKYLNLICMTLVLNSDVPESYNGYHVAILDTDEINAFATPGGHVLVTKGLLACTDSEDALAGVIAHELGHIQLKHGIGAIKANRITGAVVESSASITMGSGKNENLKFLEDASKEIVTTLVNSGYSKTQEYDADRFAVNLMAKSGYDPNAMTEMLKIMGEKQKNDHRGFGKTHPSAASRIRYVEREARKFSGNYNRSARLERYAENKLK encoded by the coding sequence ATGAAAAAGAAATTTGCATTAGTTTTAATTATAATTTTTATACCGGTTATTGCTTTATCATGTGCTTTACTTGAAAGTTTAAAAGACCCTCATACTTTTACAAAAACCGTTGTCGATGCAGCATCTCCGATTGTCGAAGCATCAAAACCTATTCAAAATGAAGAAGAGTATTATATAGGCCGTGAGGTTGCTGCCGTTATTTTAAGCAATTACAAACTTTATAGAAACAAGCAGCTTGAAAAATATCTTAATCTGATTTGTATGACCTTGGTCCTAAATTCGGATGTTCCCGAATCTTATAACGGTTATCACGTTGCAATATTGGATACAGATGAAATAAATGCTTTTGCAACTCCGGGAGGACATGTGCTGGTTACAAAGGGGTTGTTGGCTTGTACGGATTCCGAGGATGCTCTTGCAGGTGTTATAGCTCACGAACTTGGGCATATTCAGTTAAAGCATGGAATAGGAGCGATAAAGGCTAACCGCATTACGGGTGCTGTTGTTGAAAGCTCTGCTTCGATAACCATGGGATCCGGGAAAAACGAAAACCTTAAATTTTTAGAAGACGCTTCAAAAGAAATTGTAACGACCTTGGTTAATTCAGGTTATTCTAAAACTCAAGAATACGATGCGGACCGCTTTGCAGTAAACTTAATGGCAAAGTCGGGATATGATCCCAATGCCATGACCGAAATGCTTAAAATTATGGGCGAGAAACAAAAGAACGATCATCGCGGTTTTGGAAAAACTCATCCTTCAGCTGCTTCACGGATAAGATATGTAGAAAGGGAAGCGAGAAAATTCTCCGGCAATTATAACCGCTCTGCACGGCTGGAGCGATATGCAGAGAACAAGCTGAAATAA
- the gltA gene encoding NADPH-dependent glutamate synthase produces the protein MENTNKECHKHITHEELSEQAKKLWADLNGKTLSPKERTQIKIQEMPTLDPHKRASLMNEVAMGYTDEQARIEAERCLNCKNKPCVKGCPVGVPIPEFISEIQKGDYKKAVDIIKTTNLLPAICGRVCPQEKQCQAFCTIGKMLKSPEQAVAIGRLERFVADWERNNNKITVPPVAPETGKKVAIIGSGPAGLTVAADVRREGHSVTVFEAFHKTGGVMVYGIPEFRLPKEIVAKEVENLEKMGVEFKTNFLVGRTETLEQLLKEEGYDAAFIGTGAGLPKFMGIEGENLIGVFSANEYLTRANLMKAYDAAHSDTPLYEAETLAVIGGGNVAMDAARMGYRLGCKKVYCIYRRTRAEMPARIEEVAHAEEEGVEFCFLQNPTRIIGDEEGKVCAIEVLDYELGEPDESGRRKPVAKPGTEHQIKVDAVIVALGNDSNPLMAQTSHGLEVTKKGNIVVDENQKTSIEGVWAGGDIVLGAATVILAMGEGRKAAAAINDYLKTK, from the coding sequence ATGGAAAATACAAATAAAGAATGTCATAAACACATAACCCATGAAGAACTTTCAGAACAAGCAAAAAAACTCTGGGCCGACTTAAACGGTAAAACTTTAAGCCCAAAAGAAAGAACACAGATAAAGATTCAGGAGATGCCTACTCTCGATCCTCATAAAAGAGCCTCATTAATGAATGAAGTTGCTATGGGATATACCGATGAGCAAGCCAGAATCGAAGCAGAAAGATGTTTAAATTGTAAGAACAAGCCCTGCGTTAAAGGCTGTCCCGTAGGTGTACCAATTCCTGAATTTATTTCTGAAATTCAAAAAGGCGATTATAAAAAGGCTGTTGATATTATAAAGACAACAAATCTTCTTCCTGCAATCTGCGGACGCGTTTGTCCTCAGGAAAAGCAGTGCCAGGCCTTTTGTACAATAGGCAAGATGCTTAAATCCCCCGAACAGGCTGTAGCCATCGGCCGGCTTGAGCGCTTTGTTGCAGACTGGGAAAGAAACAATAACAAAATTACCGTTCCTCCCGTCGCCCCTGAAACCGGAAAAAAAGTTGCCATTATCGGTTCAGGCCCCGCAGGTTTAACCGTTGCAGCCGATGTCCGCCGTGAAGGCCACTCGGTAACCGTCTTTGAAGCCTTCCACAAAACAGGCGGTGTTATGGTTTACGGAATCCCCGAATTCCGCTTGCCGAAAGAAATCGTTGCAAAGGAAGTTGAAAACCTCGAAAAGATGGGTGTCGAATTCAAAACCAACTTCTTGGTAGGAAGAACGGAAACCCTTGAGCAGCTTTTAAAAGAAGAAGGATATGATGCTGCCTTTATAGGAACAGGAGCCGGCCTTCCCAAATTTATGGGAATTGAAGGCGAAAACCTCATCGGCGTTTTCAGTGCAAACGAGTATTTAACGCGTGCAAATCTTATGAAGGCCTATGATGCTGCACATTCAGATACCCCGCTTTATGAAGCTGAAACTCTCGCCGTAATCGGAGGCGGAAACGTAGCTATGGATGCTGCCAGAATGGGCTACCGATTAGGCTGCAAAAAAGTATACTGTATTTACCGCCGAACCCGTGCCGAAATGCCTGCCCGAATCGAAGAAGTAGCCCATGCCGAAGAAGAAGGCGTAGAGTTCTGCTTCCTTCAAAACCCCACAAGAATAATCGGTGATGAAGAAGGAAAGGTTTGTGCAATCGAAGTATTGGACTATGAGTTGGGCGAACCCGATGAATCGGGAAGAAGAAAACCAGTGGCAAAGCCCGGCACCGAACACCAAATAAAGGTTGATGCCGTAATCGTTGCTCTCGGAAACGATTCCAACCCCCTAATGGCTCAAACAAGCCACGGCTTGGAAGTTACCAAAAAAGGCAATATAGTTGTAGATGAAAACCAAAAAACCTCGATTGAAGGTGTTTGGGCAGGAGGCGATATCGTTCTCGGTGCCGCTACCGTAATCCTCGCAATGGGCGAAGGCCGAAAAGCCGCCGCCGCCATAAACGACTATCTAAAGACAAAATAA